Proteins encoded together in one Entomobacter blattae window:
- a CDS encoding aspartate kinase has protein sequence MKFGGTSVADLDRIRTVAQKVKKQVMAGCEVAVVVSAMSGETNRLVGYCNSLAKLYDPQEYDSIVATGEQVTSGLLAIALQELGLKSRSWQGWQIPLKTDHAYGKARIETIESSVLVDSMQNGYVPVIAGFQGISEEGRITTLGRGGSDTSAVALAASLSASRCDIYTDVDGIYTTDPRIVPEARRLEKITYEEMLELASVGAKVLQTRSVELAMKEKVRVQVLSSFVEGPAPMEGELPGSLVVDEEEVMEKEKVTGIAYSRDEAKISVRNVPDRPGVAAAIFVPLAQANVNVDMIVQSSGGDGLTNMVFTTSKTDLARAIQILELERGNIQYGEIVTDDSVVKISVVGIGMRSHAGIAGTMFQTLSERSINVQVISTSEIKVSVLIAAEYTELAVRALHKAYGLDMAQAG, from the coding sequence ATGAAGTTTGGTGGAACATCTGTTGCCGACCTGGATCGTATCAGAACGGTAGCACAGAAGGTTAAAAAGCAAGTCATGGCAGGCTGTGAGGTCGCTGTGGTTGTTTCGGCCATGTCGGGTGAAACCAACCGCCTTGTGGGGTATTGCAACAGTCTGGCAAAATTGTATGACCCTCAGGAATACGATTCGATTGTTGCAACAGGTGAGCAGGTTACGAGCGGTTTGCTCGCTATAGCCCTTCAAGAATTAGGTCTAAAGTCTCGTTCATGGCAAGGTTGGCAAATTCCCCTTAAAACAGATCATGCCTATGGTAAGGCCCGTATTGAGACAATAGAAAGCTCTGTGCTGGTTGATTCCATGCAAAATGGATATGTGCCCGTTATTGCAGGTTTTCAGGGGATTAGCGAAGAGGGGCGAATAACAACGCTAGGCCGTGGTGGGTCCGATACTTCAGCGGTGGCGTTGGCGGCCAGTCTTTCTGCTAGTCGGTGTGATATTTATACCGATGTTGATGGAATTTATACAACCGATCCCCGTATTGTGCCCGAAGCCCGAAGGCTTGAAAAAATCACGTATGAGGAAATGCTGGAGCTGGCTTCGGTTGGAGCAAAAGTGCTGCAAACCCGTAGCGTAGAATTGGCTATGAAAGAAAAGGTCCGTGTTCAGGTTCTCTCCAGTTTTGTAGAAGGCCCAGCCCCGATGGAAGGGGAACTTCCAGGGTCATTGGTTGTTGATGAGGAAGAGGTTATGGAAAAAGAAAAAGTAACGGGTATTGCTTATTCCAGGGATGAGGCAAAAATATCGGTTCGCAATGTACCCGATAGGCCTGGGGTAGCCGCTGCCATTTTTGTGCCATTGGCTCAGGCTAATGTCAATGTGGATATGATTGTGCAAAGTTCTGGCGGTGATGGGTTAACAAATATGGTGTTTACCACTTCCAAAACAGACCTTGCTCGAGCTATTCAGATTTTGGAATTGGAGCGGGGCAATATTCAGTATGGGGAAATTGTTACAGATGATTCCGTGGTTAAAATTAGTGTTGTCGGTATAGGGATGCGCTCTCATGCCGGTATTGCAGGCACCATGTTTCAAACACTCTCTGAGCGCTCTATTAATGTGCAGGTGATCTCTACCAGTGAAATCAAGGTTTCGGTGTTGATTGCAGCCGAATATACAGAGTTGGCTGTTAGGGCTT
- the ubiG gene encoding bifunctional 2-polyprenyl-6-hydroxyphenol methylase/3-demethylubiquinol 3-O-methyltransferase UbiG — MPTDESFFEPASSSSVLSSEIERFSAMAEEWWNPQGPMKPLHAMNETRLKWIHAHFSQHVRQGFPIRSVLDLGCGAGLASEGMARRGYNVLGVDASKKAIEAAKSHLHHFPLDKKSGTLSYQAGSAEDLRDQGKTFDAILALEIIEHVADPTTFVQTLSGLLNPNGLIVFSTLNRTMLSLLIAKIGAEYLLRLLPIGTHEWKKFITPTELGRYILQAGLRVTDIAGMAPSPTGHWAVSTSTKVNYIAIATNG; from the coding sequence ATGCCAACAGACGAAAGTTTTTTTGAACCAGCCTCATCTTCCAGCGTATTATCATCAGAGATTGAACGCTTTAGTGCCATGGCTGAGGAATGGTGGAACCCTCAGGGGCCCATGAAGCCCCTCCATGCTATGAATGAAACAAGATTAAAATGGATTCACGCCCACTTCTCCCAACATGTCCGCCAGGGCTTTCCTATTCGCTCTGTGCTAGATTTGGGGTGCGGTGCAGGACTAGCCAGCGAAGGAATGGCCCGCAGAGGCTATAATGTTTTGGGGGTGGATGCCTCAAAAAAAGCTATTGAGGCCGCTAAAAGCCACCTGCATCACTTTCCTCTTGATAAAAAAAGCGGCACACTTTCCTATCAGGCGGGAAGTGCTGAAGACCTTAGAGATCAAGGAAAGACATTTGATGCTATCCTGGCCTTGGAAATTATTGAACATGTTGCAGATCCCACCACTTTTGTTCAAACACTTTCAGGCCTTCTTAACCCCAATGGGCTTATCGTTTTTTCAACGCTTAACCGCACTATGCTCTCCTTGCTAATTGCTAAGATTGGGGCTGAGTATCTACTACGCTTGCTGCCAATCGGCACCCATGAATGGAAAAAATTTATAACCCCGACCGAGTTAGGGCGATATATCTTACAAGCAGGCCTTCGCGTAACCGATATTGCGGGCATGGCTCCTTCCCCTACAGGGCACTGGGCTGTTTCTACCTCCACCAAGGTCAACTATATTGCCATAGCCACTAATGGCTAA